One genomic region from Candidatus Zixiibacteriota bacterium encodes:
- a CDS encoding rhodanese-like domain-containing protein, with the protein MLIRQIVVLLALSIVLGVGVNLISPKGIDFIGNYRSLSSGDGPIVPPAAEPGDPPFIAVDVAEMEYSNHEVTFIDSRDPAEFECGTIPGSVNIPFEYLPEENIGAYIDSALGGSPKDRPYIIFCSGEECDLSLHLARNMQALGYSRTSIFFGGAREWEKFGLEMERRAPCEK; encoded by the coding sequence ATGCTAATCAGGCAGATTGTCGTGCTGTTAGCCCTGTCAATCGTCCTCGGAGTGGGTGTCAATCTGATTTCACCGAAAGGGATTGACTTTATCGGAAATTACCGGTCACTATCCAGTGGCGATGGGCCGATAGTCCCGCCCGCGGCGGAGCCGGGCGACCCGCCGTTTATAGCGGTTGATGTCGCTGAGATGGAGTACAGCAATCACGAGGTTACTTTCATCGACTCCCGTGATCCGGCCGAGTTCGAGTGCGGCACTATTCCCGGCAGCGTAAACATACCCTTTGAATATCTCCCCGAGGAGAATATCGGAGCTTATATCGATTCCGCTCTCGGCGGTTCGCCGAAAGACCGGCCCTATATAATTTTCTGCAGCGGTGAGGAATGTGATTTGTCGCTGCATCTGGCCAGAAACATGCAGGCGCTGGGGTATTCACGGACATCGATATTTTTCGGCGGAGCCAGGGAGTGGGAAAAGTTCGGCCTTGAGATGGAGAGGAGAGCGCCATGCGAAAAGTAG
- a CDS encoding LuxR C-terminal-related transcriptional regulator: MTNSLVASKGLSNSVLSGINSGPGALKKMRNRLKWHIRNTLSARQKQVMEYYLNGMTEREIARVLGVTQQVVNIYKWRALKKLQKVVAIDPR; encoded by the coding sequence ATGACCAATTCGTTGGTGGCCAGTAAGGGGCTGTCCAACAGTGTCTTAAGTGGGATCAACTCGGGGCCTGGTGCGCTGAAGAAAATGCGAAATAGGCTCAAGTGGCACATAAGGAACACCCTCTCCGCTCGCCAGAAACAGGTAATGGAATACTACCTTAACGGCATGACTGAAAGGGAGATCGCTCGCGTCTTGGGCGTAACCCAACAGGTAGTAAATATTTACAAGTGGCGCGCCCTAAAGAAACTGCAGAAAGTTGTTGCAATTGACCCTCGATGA
- a CDS encoding MauE/DoxX family redox-associated membrane protein, giving the protein MRKVVGSDYVTMAVRLTLGITFVYASYYKLVDPSEFARSIWYYHLMPGSSINLLAIILPWLELLCGLCLIAGIYYRGAIVIVAGMTVVFIIAMSSALMRGINLDCGCFKASGDGNSSIWQSILFDMGLLILAAWLWYSPSKRWKLGRA; this is encoded by the coding sequence ATGCGAAAAGTAGTGGGTAGTGATTATGTGACGATGGCGGTCCGGTTGACGCTGGGAATAACCTTTGTCTATGCGTCGTATTACAAGCTGGTTGATCCATCGGAATTCGCTCGCTCGATCTGGTACTATCATCTTATGCCCGGATCCTCGATAAATCTGCTGGCCATAATTCTCCCGTGGCTGGAACTGCTGTGTGGCCTGTGCCTTATCGCGGGAATTTATTATCGCGGAGCAATTGTGATTGTCGCTGGAATGACCGTAGTATTTATTATAGCGATGAGCAGCGCCCTCATGCGGGGGATAAATTTAGACTGTGGCTGCTTTAAAGCCTCGGGAGATGGAAATTCGTCAATCTGGCAGTCGATACTGTTCGATATGGGACTTCTGATACTTGCCGCCTGGCTGTGGTACAGCCCGTCGAAGCGCTGGAAGCTCGGGCGGGCTTAG